The following nucleotide sequence is from Streptomyces sp. NBC_00239.
ATCAGCTCCGCGGCCCGTTGGGAGTCCAGCCCCGGAGCGGTCATCGAGTCCGCGGTCCGCCCGCCGAAGGCGATCGCGGCGAGGACGGCAAGCGTGGCGGCGATCAGCCATGCCGCGATCACCCGCCAGGGATGGCGGGCGGCGCTTGCGCCCAGGCGCAACAGGGCTTTCGAGAGCATCGGGTCCTCCAACCACCTCGTCGGCCGTCCTTGTACGGCCTCCGATGCCGAGGCTCCTCGCCACGGCGCTCTGCGGCATCGGCTCGCAGGCCGCGGATCCGTCGGCCCCAGGGCGGAGTGACGCCCCGTTCTTTCGGCCGATGCGCGGCACGGCGCGGTGCCTAAGCTGAGAACCGTGCTACGAGACGACCTGCGAACCCTGTGGACCGAACCCCGGCCGCCCGACGCGCCCGCCCGGGTGTGGCGGGACTGGGCGCTGCTCGCCGTGTGCCTGGTCGGTGTGGTGCTGGAGGCCACCCTGCGCGAGAACGTCGTGTGGCGGCCGACGGCGGTGGTGTTCGCCGTATGGCTGTGCCTGCTGCCCCTGTGGCGCCGGACCCGCCCACTGGCGATGGTGACGCTGGCCTTCGGCTCGGTGATCCTCCTTCAGGTGGCCTCTCTCGTCGCCGCACCGCGCGAGCCCGTCGGCCTGTACACCGGCGCGGTCGTGCTCGTGCTGGTGTACGCGCTGCCACGGTGGGGATCGGGACGCGAGATCGTGCTGGGCGGCGCGGTGACCCTCGCGGCCTGCGCGCTGTGTTCCGTCACGGACGAGACCCCGGCCGTCGAGAACGTCGTGGGCCTCGTCTTCCTGCTGCTGCCCGGAGTGGTCGGGGCTGCCGTGCGGTTCCGGGTGACCGCTCGCGAGCGGCAGTTGGACCAGGTGCGCTCCCGCGAGCGCGAGCAGCTCGCCCGGGAACTGCACGACACGGTGGCCCACCACGTGTCGGCGATGGTGATCATCGCCCAGGCGGGCCGGGTGCTCGCGGGTGCCGATCCGTCCGCCGCCGTCGAGGCGCTGGAGGGGGTCGAGGAGGAAGGGGCGCGCACGCTGGAGGACATGCGCGCCATGGTCGCCGCGCTGCGCGACCGCGGGGTCGGCGCCGAACTGGCGCCGCCTGCCGGCGTCGCGGATCTGGAGCGCCTGGTGCGGACCCCGGGTGGCCGCCTCAGGGTGGACCTGGGACTCGACGGCGAGCTGGACGCGCTGCCCCCGGCCGTGGACGCGGCCGTCTACCGCATTGTGCAGGAGTCGGTGACCAACGCGATGCGCCATGCGGTCGACGCGACCGAGGTCGTCGTCCGGGTCGCCGCCGAACGGCACACGGTACGGGTGAGCGTGCGCGACAACGGCCGGCGCACCGGCCGGGGTCGCGACGGATACGGACTTACCGGACTGCGCGAGCGCGCGACCCTGCTCGGCGGCAGACTACGAGTCGGCCCGGGTGTCGACCGGGGCTGGCATGTCGAAGCCGAACTGCCGAGAGCGAGGAGCGAGAGCGGTGTCCGTTCGCGTCCTCGTCGCTGACGACCAGACGATCATCCGCACCGGGTTGCGGATCATGCTGAACGCCCAGCCCGGCATCGAGGTGGTCGGCGAGGCCGCCGACGGGCTGCAAGCGGTACGTCTGGCCCGCGAACTACGCCCCGATGTCTGCCTGTTCGACATACGCATGCCCGTACTCGACGGGCTCGAGGCCACCCGGCTGGTCGCCGGCCCGGGGGTCGCCGACCCGCTGGCCGTGGTCGTCATCACCACGTTCGACCTCGACGAGTACGTCTACGGCGCGCTGCGTGCCGGCGCCCGCGGATTCCTCCTCAAGGACACGGGACCAGACCTTCTGGCCCAGGCCGTACGGTCGGCGTCCGAGGGTGAGGCGCTCATTGCGCCCAGCGTCACCGTCCGTCTGCTCCAGGCATTCGCGGACCTGCCCGCCGGCCGGCCGGTAGCCCAGCCGGTCTCCCCTGTCACCGCCCGCGAGGAGCAGGTGCTCCTGGCCGTCGCTCGCGGGCTGACCAACACCGAGATCGCCGATGCGCTGCACATCAGCCTCAGCACGGTGAAGACGCATCTGGCCAGCCTGATGGCCAAACTCGGCGCCCGCAACCGGGTCGAGATCGCGATGTGGGCCTACGAAACGCGCCGTATCCTCCCCGGAACCTGAGCCGGGTGCCGGGCTGTGTCCCCTGAGAGCCTGACGACTTACGAGGCGGGTCTGGCCCTGAAGTGGATGCTGTTCTGTGTGCGAAGTGCGGCTCGACAGCGATCAGTTGGAGGACCGGCGCGGCGCGTTCCGCGTGTTCGACGGGGACGGTGACGGCTCCAGCAGACCCCGTGGTGCAGCGGCTCCCACAGGGCGTCTGCGAGGGCGATGCAGAGCCGGTCGGTGACCTGCGTCCGGCGCCGGGTCCGGTGCCGCCGTAAGGCTGTCCGGAGCAGGGTGGGTCTTCGGGGACGGGCTCCCACTTCCGCAGCCGCCCCCGCTCGTCGAGTCCGGCACGCAGCGCAGGCAGGCGCCAGCGCGCGGACCCGGTCCGTACGGTGCCGGCGGCTCGCCCGCAGCCGCTCCCGGACCGCCCGCAACCCGGCCCGCGCGGCGCGCAGTCCAGCACCCCTAAGCCCCGCAAGGCGCTCCGGCACCTTCTCGTCCAGCCAGGCCGTCTTACTGTCCCGGTGTACGCGGACGAGAACCATGCCAAGGGAGCGGGGCCGCCTCCCTGCTTGCGGCCTTTACCACGTGACATCCAGTCACTCATCAACCGGCCGGTGTTCTGCTGGCAGCCGTCCGTGAAGGACGGTGTTCCGGAGGGGTCGCCTCCGCGACGCCTGCCGAACGCCCGCTGCCTCGCGCTATTCTGTGGCTCCCCTCATACCGGCGGCCTCAGTCCCACAGCACGACCTTTACCGTTACGGACGGGGGCAGCGGCTGCTCGGCGGCGACGACCGTAAAGGCGGCGACGGTACCCCGAGTGGTGGTCATGCAGTACGTGCCGCCGGGGCCGTAGCTGCGGAAGACGTCGACCCACGCGGGGTTGCGCGCCGTCGGCAGTGACGGCAACCGGCGCTCGCATTCCGCACGGTCGAGGTCCTCGGCCTCGCCCGGAGCCTCCGCGGCGCGGCCGCTCATCACCATGATGGCCGCCGAGGCGCTGTAGTCGCCCCGCAGATCGTCGTCCACGCCGACCAGTTGCCCGGGACGCTTTCCGTCGAGTTCCGCACCGACGTCGGAATTCTGGTTGATGGAAAGGGGGAGGGTGACGACCCCTTTCCAACGGACCTTCGAAGCGGGGGCCAGGGAAGGGGAGGACAGCGGGTCGACGGGTGGGTCCCCGGACGGGGACGGCGACGCCTCGCGGGAGGGCGTCCGGGATGGTGTGGTCCGGGGCTCCTCCGGCGTGTGTGAGGTTATGGTTTCGTGACCGCGGTCGTCGTCTGGTGGGCGGTCTTCCAGCAAGGGGACGACGAGGGCCGCGGCAGCCCCGATCAGGGCCGCCACCACTGCGGCGACAGCCCCGATCTGCGCGGCTCGGTGGGCGGGCGGGACCCCCTGAGCGGTGCGGGGCGTTCCCGGAGAGGTCTCGTCGGACGGCTGACTCATGGCCCCTTCCTTCCCCTTCCCCGGGATTTCCGTGCGCATTTCCGCCGGCGTTTTCTACAGAAACGAAACTGCGATGTTCCGGGGGAACCACGGGGCTTATTGCGCCACGGGCGTCACAATCAGCCACAGTGTCGCGTGGCAACCCGTACGGCGCGCCACGGGTCCGAGTGCCAGTCGTGGACGGCGCAGAAGGCCTGGGCGCGGAGGTTGTGAGCCCATATGTCGGCGTACGAAGGGAAGGCCCCAGCACGGTACGAATGAACGTCCTCAGCGGGTTCTGTGACCGCTGCTAGCCTGCAGTCCATGATCAAGAGCAACCCGGCACGTCGAATAGGCAGCATGGTGGGGGACAGCAGGCCGGAGCGCGTGCTGATCGCCGCCAGTTTCGTCAACCGGGTCGGCAACGGTCTGTTCAACGCGGCGTCGGCGCTCTACTTCACCCTGGTCGTGGGCCTGCCCGCGGTGCAGGTCGGCGCCGCGCTCACCATCGCCGGAGTGATCGGCCTGTGCGCGGGGATACCCGGAGGGCATCTCGCCGACCGGCGCGGGGCGCGCACGATCATGATGCTGGCCCTCGCGGTCCAGGCGATGTCGATGGCGGCCCTCGTCCTCGTCGAGAGCTGGGCCGCGCTCACGATCATCGCGACGGTCGACCAGATCGCCGCAGCGGTGGGCGGGGCGGCCTGGGGCGCTCTGGTGGTCCGGGTCGGGGGCGATCGCCCGGCCCTGTTCCGGGCAAAGTTGCGCACGTTCGTCAACCTGGGCGTCATTCTCGGAACGGTGGGTGCCGGGCTGGCGCTGGCCGCGGACACCCGTGGCGCCTATGTCACGCTGATCCTCGGCAACGCAGCGAGCTTCGCCCTGTGCGCGGTGCTCTTGCTCCTGCTGCCCCACTATCCGGTGCTGGCAGCACCGCCGCATCAGCGTCGCTGGCTCGCTTTCACGGACCGCCCGTTCCTGACGTTCACCGCCCTCTACGGGGCCATGGGACTGCAATACCCGGTGGTCTCCCTGCTCTTGCCGATCTGGATCTCCGAACACACCGAAGCGCCGCGCTGGACGGTGGCCGCACTGTTCGCCGTCAATGCCGCCTTCTGCGTACTGATGCAGACCAGGATCGGCTCCCGTATCGAAACGCCGCACGACGGCGGCAGGGCGTTTCGCACCGCGGGACTGCTCTTCCTCGTCAGCTGCCCGATGATGGCGCTGGCGGCGTACACCCCGGTCTGGGCGGCAGCGGGACTGGTGCTGGCGGCGATCTTCGTGCACAGCCTGGGGGAGGTCTGGGAGTCCTCGGCGGGCTTCGCCCTGGGCTTCGGTCTTGCCCCCGACCATGCGCAGGGCCAGTACCAAGGTGTCCTCGGCCTCGGCTTCAGCGCGGGCCAGGCACTTGCCCCCGCGATCCTCACCACGGTGGTGCTCGGCCTCGGCACGGCGGGCTGGATGCTGCTGGCGGTGTTCTTCGCGGCGCTGGGCGCTGCCGGCCCGTCGCTTGCCCGCTGGGGCATGCGCACCCGGCCGCAGGCGGGTGTTGCTGCGGAAGCGAAGGGATGACCAGGGAGTAGGTGTCAGTAGCATCCGCCATCGCCACCGGACCCGGCCCGGCGACAACGTCCTGGACCTGCGTGTCCTGGCGATACGGCAAGCTGCTCGCCGCTGACGCGGACATCGTCGGACACGAACTGTTCTCCATGAACGACAGCCGAGCGGTCGTCAGCCGTGCGCTCCTGCTGAACGACGGCAACGTCGCCGTCTCCCTGGACAACTACAAAGCTCGGGCACACGTACGTTGTGTGACCGTGCGCTTCACCCGGTGGGCGAGTGCTTGAGTTGGCGGCTCTGAGCGCGGCAACTGGTGAACCCGCCCCGGCCCAGGGCTGGCGAACTCCCGGCGTGCTACATCGGGCGGCATCTCCGACTCGCCTGTTCAGCCACGGCGCAATCAACTGCCGGCACTACGCTGCGACCGTCTCCGTCATCGGCGCGGGCGGCGTGGACCTTCTCGCCTACGCGATCCGCATCCTTCAGGCTCCCGGCGCACGGGGATGCGGAGCTCCCCGACGGAGTCAGCCGCGCTCTGAGGCACCACATGCAGGCGTCCGCCGCCCGCCGATCAGAGTGTCGCCCTCGCCCGCATGATCCGCAGCGGGGTGTGCGTCGACTGGCCGGCGGCTTACCGGCCGGCGGCCGACCGGCTCGCCCGGGCCTGCGCACGGAAGATGGAGGGGAACCTGCCGGGCGCGGGAGATGGTGCCGGTCGGTCTCCGCAGAGCGCCGGCGCCAAGGCGAAGGGCCCGGTGTGCGGGGCCGGGCCCTTCGGTGGGGTGTGGCCTGGTGTTCAGGTCACCGTACGAGCCGGTAGGCGTTGGTGATCGTCTGCCGGGCTGTGTTGCCCTGCTTGTCCTTCAGATCCACCCGGAAGGAGACGCCTCCGGCGGTCGCGGGGTGCTTGACGGTCGCCGAGCGCGCACCCTTCGCGTCGGTGGCCACGGTCAGCGGCTGCCAGGTCCGGCCGTCGTCGTACGAGACGTGCACGGTGAGCGCAGCGAGCTGTCCGGACGCGGCGGCGGCACCGGCCACGTGCAGCGGCACCTTCAGGGTGCTGCCGGTCTTCGCCGTCCCGTTCAGGGTGAGCTGCGGGGAGAGCCGTACGGTCGACAGGGGGAGCCGGACGCCCTGGTCGGGGGCCTTGGCCGAGGTGAACGTCCAGACACCGGCCACCTTCGTGCTGGTGGTGGTGTCCTTGGTGGACCGGGTCGCCTCCTTGGTCAGCTTGTAGACGGCGGAGGCGGCCGGGACCTCGGCGGTGAGCCACTCGTTGGGGCCCGTCTGCGCGAGGGTCCGCCCGCCGGATTCCAGCCGGGTGAAGCCCCCGGCCAGGACGGGCTCGCCCGCGTGACCGGCGCCGTCGACGAACAGCAGCACGTTGGCGTCGATGGTGTTGCCGTAGCGGTTGGCCCCCTGCCGGTCGGGGGTGGCGGCCAGGTCGGGGCCGATCACGGCCTTGTTGAACTCCAGGGTGTAGCGCCCGGCCGGCTTGTAGGACACGGGTCCCTCGTTGTAGATGACGCGCGCCTCGCCCTGCGGGTCGGCCTGTGTGACCGTCCAGTTCCAGTGCACGCCGGTGGTGCTCATGTACTGGGTGCCGGACAGCGGCAGGGCCCGCTGCATCGTGGAGATCGGGCCGGCGCTGAAACCGTCCGGTGTCGAGGCGGTGATCTGCACCAGGCCCGTGGTGCCGGAGACGGACGCCCCGAAGCCGAACTTCAGCTCGGCGAGGTCGGCGAGGGCGACCGTGCGGGTGAGGCCGGTGAACCAGCTGCCGGTGCGGTGGAAGGCGAGCCGGTAGTCGGTGGTCGGCGCGGCGGGCGACCGCCAGACGCCGGACAGCTGGGACTGCATGCCGCCGCCGGCCGGGCCGAGCGCGGCGGTGCGGAACTGCGTCGTGCTGTCGAACACCCAGCTGCCGCTCACGATCGCGTTCTTGTCGTAGTAGCCGACCGTGGCGCTGACCAGCTTGGCGTTGCGGTCGGGCGCGGTGACGGCGAACGGCTTGGCCGCGCGGGCATCGAGGGTGACGGTGCTCTTCGCGGCCACCTGCAGGACCGGCTGGACGAGGACCGCCATGCGGTTCCCACTGCCCGGGCTCATGACCAGGCCCTCCAGCTGGTAGTCGCCCTTGGGCAGCCGCAGGACGGCCGTGCCGGACTCCTTGTACGGCACCGCCAGGCGCTCCTGTCCGTCGCTGCCCGCCTTGGTGAGCTGGGTGGAGTAGCCGGAAGCCGGCTTGCCGGCGTCGTCGAGGTGCCGCACGGTCACGTCGTACGACTCGATCTCGCGCAGGACGGCCAGGCCGGTCCGTACGGACTGGCCGCCGCCGGACGCCAGGACGGTGCCGCCGAAGGAGCCGTCCTTGGTGCCCTTGCGGGTGTCGACGGTGACGGTGGTCTTCGCGGTGCCGCCGGCCGGGACGGTGAGCTTGGCGTCCTTGACGGTGAACATCCCGGCGGGGGCCGGGCGGCCCGCCGCGTCGGTGCCGGCCGCGGTCAGGGCAAGGGTGACGGCCGTGGTGCCCTGGTTGCGATAGGTGAGGGTCTTGGCCACCGGCTTGTCGTCGGCGTGCGGCCACAGCTGGGTGCCGAAGTCGAGCGAGCCGGGCTCCGAGACGACGGAGGCGGTCCGCGCGCGGTTCAGGTCGACCCGGCCGGCACCCTGCTGATGGGCGTTCAGCTCGGGACGCGGCGTGGCCGAACCGGTCAGCAGCGACTTGAGGTGGGCACCGCCCCAGCCGGGATGCTGCTGGAGCAGCAGGGCGGCCGCGCCCGCCACGTGCGGGGTGGCCATGGAGGTGCCGGACATGGCGACGTAGCCGTTGCCGCCGGTCGCCCCGCCCTGGGTGCTGGCGGCGGCGACGATGTCGACGCCCGGGGCCGTGAGGTCGGGCTTGGACAGGCCGGCGGCGGTCGGACCCCGGCTGGAGAAGTCCGCGATCCGGTCCTGCTTGTCCACCGCGCCGACGGTCAGTGCCGCCGGGGCGCTGCCGGGCGAGGTGATCGTGCCGGGCTTGGCGCCGTTGTTGCCGGCCGCGATCACGAACAGGGCCTTGCCGGAGAGCTTCGCGACCGCCGTCTCCATCGGGTCGACCTCGGGTCCGTCGCCGCCGACGATGCTCATGTTGACGATCTGCGCGCCCTGGTCCGTGGCCCACTGCATACCGGCGACGATCTCGGACTCGCTGCCGAAGCCGTCGTCACCGAGGACCTTTCCGTCCAGCAGCCGGGCGCCGGGGGCGACGCCCTTGTACGTGCCGCCCGACTTGGCACCCGAGCCGGCGACGGTGGAGCCCACGTGCGTGCCGTGGCCGTGGCGGTCCTTGCTGTCGGGCGAGCTGCTGAAGTTCTTCTCGGCTATCTCCACGCCCTTGAGGTCGGGGTGGGTCTGGTCGACACCGGTGTCGAGCACCGCGACCTTGACGCCCTTGCCGGTGTAGCCGGCCTGCCACATCGAGGGCGCGCCGATCTGCGCGACGCTCTTGTCCAGGGCCGCGCGGACCCTGCCGTCCAGCCACAACCGGGTCACGGGCGCCGCGGACCGGGCCGCGGCCCCGGCAGGAGTCCGGCCCACCAGCAGCGACCACAGGCCCCCGGCACCGGACTTGGGCGACTCGAACGCCTCCCCGTCGACGGCGGGCAGCGCCCGCCGGTCCCGCGCGGAGTCGGCCAGCGCCTCGCCGAAGGCGCTGGGAACCCTGGCCCCGGCGCCGTCCCGGCGGTACGAAACGATCAGCGGCAGGGTGCCACGGCGCGCATCGTCGTACTCGGCCGCGACCAGCCCGGCGACCTCGAACAGCCGCCGGTCCAGGACCCCTTCGTCCAGCAGGCGCAGCGCGTCCTGCGGGATGACGTACGTGTGCCCGGGCGTTCGCCGGATCGAAAAGGGCGTGCCCTCACGGCCCTTGGCGCGGTCGATCCGCACGACCGAACCGTCCGCGGCCACGGCCACCCGGTCACCGGTGACCAGCGTGACGTTCGCCGCCGGCGCGGCCGGTGCCTTCTTCCCCTGGTGGGCGGCGGGCCCAGCCGCCGGCGGCTGCCCCGCGGCCGCCGCCGTCCCCGCGATCAACGACGCCGCCACCGCGGCGGCGAGCGCCGCCGTCCTCACTTTCGACACAGGTACCACCTGTGATCCCCCGCTCTCATGCGCATG
It contains:
- a CDS encoding S8 family peptidase; protein product: MSKVRTAALAAAVAASLIAGTAAAAGQPPAAGPAAHQGKKAPAAPAANVTLVTGDRVAVAADGSVVRIDRAKGREGTPFSIRRTPGHTYVIPQDALRLLDEGVLDRRLFEVAGLVAAEYDDARRGTLPLIVSYRRDGAGARVPSAFGEALADSARDRRALPAVDGEAFESPKSGAGGLWSLLVGRTPAGAAARSAAPVTRLWLDGRVRAALDKSVAQIGAPSMWQAGYTGKGVKVAVLDTGVDQTHPDLKGVEIAEKNFSSSPDSKDRHGHGTHVGSTVAGSGAKSGGTYKGVAPGARLLDGKVLGDDGFGSESEIVAGMQWATDQGAQIVNMSIVGGDGPEVDPMETAVAKLSGKALFVIAAGNNGAKPGTITSPGSAPAALTVGAVDKQDRIADFSSRGPTAAGLSKPDLTAPGVDIVAAASTQGGATGGNGYVAMSGTSMATPHVAGAAALLLQQHPGWGGAHLKSLLTGSATPRPELNAHQQGAGRVDLNRARTASVVSEPGSLDFGTQLWPHADDKPVAKTLTYRNQGTTAVTLALTAAGTDAAGRPAPAGMFTVKDAKLTVPAGGTAKTTVTVDTRKGTKDGSFGGTVLASGGGQSVRTGLAVLREIESYDVTVRHLDDAGKPASGYSTQLTKAGSDGQERLAVPYKESGTAVLRLPKGDYQLEGLVMSPGSGNRMAVLVQPVLQVAAKSTVTLDARAAKPFAVTAPDRNAKLVSATVGYYDKNAIVSGSWVFDSTTQFRTAALGPAGGGMQSQLSGVWRSPAAPTTDYRLAFHRTGSWFTGLTRTVALADLAELKFGFGASVSGTTGLVQITASTPDGFSAGPISTMQRALPLSGTQYMSTTGVHWNWTVTQADPQGEARVIYNEGPVSYKPAGRYTLEFNKAVIGPDLAATPDRQGANRYGNTIDANVLLFVDGAGHAGEPVLAGGFTRLESGGRTLAQTGPNEWLTAEVPAASAVYKLTKEATRSTKDTTTSTKVAGVWTFTSAKAPDQGVRLPLSTVRLSPQLTLNGTAKTGSTLKVPLHVAGAAAASGQLAALTVHVSYDDGRTWQPLTVATDAKGARSATVKHPATAGGVSFRVDLKDKQGNTARQTITNAYRLVR
- a CDS encoding sensor histidine kinase — protein: MLRDDLRTLWTEPRPPDAPARVWRDWALLAVCLVGVVLEATLRENVVWRPTAVVFAVWLCLLPLWRRTRPLAMVTLAFGSVILLQVASLVAAPREPVGLYTGAVVLVLVYALPRWGSGREIVLGGAVTLAACALCSVTDETPAVENVVGLVFLLLPGVVGAAVRFRVTARERQLDQVRSREREQLARELHDTVAHHVSAMVIIAQAGRVLAGADPSAAVEALEGVEEEGARTLEDMRAMVAALRDRGVGAELAPPAGVADLERLVRTPGGRLRVDLGLDGELDALPPAVDAAVYRIVQESVTNAMRHAVDATEVVVRVAAERHTVRVSVRDNGRRTGRGRDGYGLTGLRERATLLGGRLRVGPGVDRGWHVEAELPRARSESGVRSRPRR
- a CDS encoding MFS transporter encodes the protein MIKSNPARRIGSMVGDSRPERVLIAASFVNRVGNGLFNAASALYFTLVVGLPAVQVGAALTIAGVIGLCAGIPGGHLADRRGARTIMMLALAVQAMSMAALVLVESWAALTIIATVDQIAAAVGGAAWGALVVRVGGDRPALFRAKLRTFVNLGVILGTVGAGLALAADTRGAYVTLILGNAASFALCAVLLLLLPHYPVLAAPPHQRRWLAFTDRPFLTFTALYGAMGLQYPVVSLLLPIWISEHTEAPRWTVAALFAVNAAFCVLMQTRIGSRIETPHDGGRAFRTAGLLFLVSCPMMALAAYTPVWAAAGLVLAAIFVHSLGEVWESSAGFALGFGLAPDHAQGQYQGVLGLGFSAGQALAPAILTTVVLGLGTAGWMLLAVFFAALGAAGPSLARWGMRTRPQAGVAAEAKG
- a CDS encoding response regulator transcription factor produces the protein MSVRVLVADDQTIIRTGLRIMLNAQPGIEVVGEAADGLQAVRLARELRPDVCLFDIRMPVLDGLEATRLVAGPGVADPLAVVVITTFDLDEYVYGALRAGARGFLLKDTGPDLLAQAVRSASEGEALIAPSVTVRLLQAFADLPAGRPVAQPVSPVTAREEQVLLAVARGLTNTEIADALHISLSTVKTHLASLMAKLGARNRVEIAMWAYETRRILPGT